A segment of the Entelurus aequoreus isolate RoL-2023_Sb linkage group LG23, RoL_Eaeq_v1.1, whole genome shotgun sequence genome:
cactatggactggactctcactattatgttagatccactatggactggactatcactattatgtcgatccactatggactggagtccagtccatagtggatctaacataatagtgagagtccagtcactggactctcactattatgttagattcactatggactggactctcacaatattatgctagatccactcaacatACATTGCACCAGTCACCCAAAGGGGGGTTCACCAATTCTGCAGTCCcctcccaaggtttctcattgtatcccatttttcttgccctaatgtgggatctgagccgaggatgtcgttgaggctcgtgcagccctttgagacgctcttgattaagggctatataaataaactttcattgattgattatattaaaacatattgtggaggtttccctcttgtCGGGGGTTCTCCCGGCCGACAGATCTtcgtgagcccggtagacagtttgaatacaGTCTGTTTATTTTCATACACACAAGCGCTCAGGACTTTTCAGTCAGGCGTGTCCGTGCTTCCTCTCTCAGTCTCTTCGTGTGTGTGTCtttctggctccaactccaaccacttGTCTCGTcttggctgctgctaataaaggcgaaaggtgattagataacaagacccatctgggccatctactcacctgtcgctgtcttcgaagccggtccttgcacacctcgCTCCGTGGCAGgcccacaggccacgcccccctccacacatatGTTGtattaacaagattgtgttacacacacaacaatgatatacatgttatatatactgatgttgttagaaagtcaacattaacaaagttttgacagtttatttagaatcctgcatcttcatttgctgctgctgttctcaccagcacacttgtgtttcttacactggtacttataagagaatccttcaccacacacactgcaacacaacactttttctccagtgtgtgtcctcatgtgtcttttcaaatcgTGATTTTGTAAAAAATCTTTACCACAGACAGAACAGATAAAGGTGTTTTCTCTGGTGTGCcttctcatgtgcactttcaaattTGTACTTGTTACATAACCTTTGCCACACATTGAACAGGAAAAGGGTGTTTCTTTAGTGTGCATTCTTGTGTGCACTTTCAAATGTGTACTTGTCACAAAACCTTTCCCACAGATCGAGCAAGTAAAAGATTTTTCCCCAGTGTGCGTTCTCGTGTGTTCTTTCAACACGTCTTTTCGGGCAAAACCTTTACCGCACACTGAgcaggtaaaaggtttttctccggtgtgtatcctcatgtgtgttttcagacGACAGAGGTAATTGAACGTTTTGTCACAGTAAGAACACGTcaggtgtgtgttgtcagtgtgacatgtcttatcatctttagagtcttcatcatcagtgtcaggagagtgtgacgttgtgtcctcactatctgatagtggagctaagagcttgtctgcttgtgatcctccacagtggtctccatcagcttctgttgtcatgtgttgagttgagctgctgcttggaggctccgcctctcccttctcctcactttcacttatgacctcatcatcttcactcttcacaaccACTGAGAACACATTtagctctccctcctgactgatgctgtgttcctcttcttcctctttaaaaCGGGGGATCTGCAGCGCTATGTCTACCACTTTAAAGTgggagggctgtggctcctcctgctCCATCTTGCAGCTCCACTCCTGCTGCTCAGGGAGAAGATGTTCTTCATAGACGTCTGCAGAACACAAGACGACAGACACATGCTTTAGAAACATCCAGTTTTTCTCAGTCACATGAGGCATTCAGTGCGTTTACATGTAGGAAAGAAAAACTCATTTCCAAAAGACAAAAGATTTttgataacaaaaaatatatcccagtgtttcccacacattcatttatttgtggcggcccgccacaaaagaattacgtccgccacacataaaatatatatatatatatattttttttttgtcctgtccagctcctcagacaaatcatatagttgatgtagatgcccatataggctgttcagatttactttacaaaagagaagtgtaggatacttctcttgttgccttatttgtatttgaccactactgttttctgtttatttgttactgactgtggcaggacacctctgcctctgcttcactttatgttgctggtaaataatttggttgtagtagtaggctaaagttaaattatttagtatgcactaattaaaggggcagagctttaagagacattttagcttttatattttataagatatatttttttgtaagaaccacaattaataaatatatttcagtgaataacttattgttcaaatctgtatgtaaatatgtacataaagtgttgtaattatattgtaaaatggatgaatggatggacgtttaaaacaaaactgttattattaattagtaagtatacatttgtttagcctttttagagaaaatcatatcattgtagtaaattatgcaaattactcgatgatgtcatgtttaccacgcccataaccacgcccccaccaccacaggtatcttggcagtttatgggaaacactgtatccaTTCAACCACTGTAGTATTGACCTTCTTCGAGAGCTGGACAATTGATAAAATGTCGATATCGATTTCAATCATGGCTTCTAACgatcataaaaatataataatcggaAATTCCTGAGCTTGTGTGGgatctcaccatggttgctactttttatttgacacaatgCTGGTACGCAAAAAAAGTACCTGACGCAAGAATAATATACTTCAAACActtttacacaattattatgcatTGACCTAAAAtaatggtcaaaattgtccaaagatgtattgcaccaataaatgtgaggattttttgcATTTAAtgaacaaacattttaatacactttatttgacacaaaaagcacacactttaTGGGggtaaaataagtttaaaaagGTACTGGAATTGAAAACAAAATGGAAATACTGAATTGTATTGTGTAGAggatgccctctagtgggttctgcagaccaccacacactgccaggagagcccgggatTCAGGGTATAACAATTGTTTTATTGTCATATACTAGTGGCagtcttttgctttccagcaaaatgccTGTTTCTCGCTCGCTCGctcactccagctccaacaacgtgtctcatcccggctgctgctaataaaggcgacaggtgattagataacaaggcccaccagTGCCATCCACTCACCCgttgctgtcttcgaggccggtcctggcacaccccgttccgcggcgggcccgcaggccacgccccctccacatattgtttttcatactgCTATTGTtactactattgttattattaatttacttaatGTAGTTCATTTGATActaatttgtatttgtttgtttttcgaaattatatttaaagttgagttttggtggtacaataaatacccgtattttccggaccatagggcgcactggatgacgatgaatggtctattttttatattttctcatatataaggcacaccggattatagggcgcattaaaggagtcatattattattttttttttctacatgtaaaagacttccttgtggtctacataacatgtaatggtggttatttggtcaaaatgttgcgtagatgatgttttacagatcatcttcaagccgctttctgacagtcgcttccggatgcaccattttgtgggcggtcttatttacgtggttcaccttcggtagcgtcttctccccgtcatctttgttgtagcggtgtagcgtgcaaggacgggagtggaagaagtgtcaaaagatggagctaactgttttaatgactttcagactttacttcaatcaataatctggaaacaacaacacaggaaatgtgccccgtgaaaagccgtccgaccggaactctaataagtaaagttccttgggtaaataatgtaaactcactacaccggtatgttttagcgctttcatggcgagtttactgacagatataagtaagaactttacactactttatattagaaatggcaacagcggaggatgaatgtcacataacaagaagattaaaaaaaagaagaagcttatcgactacaaaggcagactctcacaatttttcaggatttacgcagatcccaaatacacatcagcaggtaccagaaggtaaaaaaaagttgcttctgcataatattgcgaaacaaaacgccagataatatgtcttaccttatacacacagcataataatactcctatgttgaagcacagtacaatccatcatgcggtgtggcttcatagcttaccaaagtcgtactaaaacattttgagaagatttttgagtgccgtgtgtaatgttctatatcagtggtccccaacctttttgtagctggggaccggtcaatacttgaaaatttgtcccacggaccggggtgggtggggatttttttttttttttcataaagaaatacaatcatgtgtgcttacggactgtatccctgcagactgtattgatctatattgatatataatgtatatattgtgttttttatgttgatttaattttaaaaaaataaaaaaaataaaaaaaattttttttttttttaaattaaatttcttgtgcggcccggtaccaatcggtccacggaccggtggttggggaccactgttctatattttcaatggaacatataaaatgttggtgttgtttacttgagacccatcacagtgcaggctacacttatctcttatgtttgactgccatctactggtcacactcatcattacaccatgtaccaaataaaatagctttgaggtgggtgagctcaaccaaacttattccttacattaggcgcaccgggttataaggcgagaaaaaaaaggattttaagtgcgccttatagtccgacactcaacaacagcactttatttgcagactataattactggtttgcataaaatatttttaacccaaataggtgaaattacataatctcccacggcacaccagactgtatctcacagcacacggcacagtggttgaaaaacactgacatagatgatataaattatataaatgtgGTCAaggatagagcttttaatactatcgtcttATCGGTATCGAGTattgattggaaccgggactaactttccgattctcccggaatcgttcaaaagtttaaatttcgattcctagtttcgatacccagtccgccgaccggaaaaaaagaataagtccgccgaccggaagaagaagccgctgaacaccaacaaagaagcgcccaccgccagaagtgttagcatagccgagcctatgtagccgagcaagtcagtcaagcatggatagcgggcgtcggcggtcgaaagtgtggctttattttactaaaa
Coding sequences within it:
- the LOC133640867 gene encoding zinc finger protein with KRAB and SCAN domains 3-like, whose amino-acid sequence is MLEGKKSRFSHIYPLFSLPKQRTCSTTCRMQFQLAHRDTKSQQTCTDTGCQTPSPETCSVGTQLSIKSLQPHVRGKGTQTTSHYTDVQQMNGRQEEGAPQQQGVSSSSRQEDPQLPHIKKEEEDLRVTQAGECLLGQEEADLPKFPLTVVSVKTEEHEDKPPESSQRHHSPNGNQLVGCQEDCPPQSLEGSSTLKPAEPKPPDLKEEKEEVWITGEGECLLGQEEADLTKFPLTVVSVKTEDHEDKPPESSQLHHSPNVYEEHLLPEQQEWSCKMEQEEPQPSHFKVVDIALQIPRFKEEEEEHSISQEGELNVFSVVVKSEDDEVISESEEKGEAEPPSSSSTQHMTTEADGDHCGGSQADKLLAPLSDSEDTTSHSPDTDDEDSKDDKTCHTDNTHLTCSYCDKTFNYLCRLKTHMRIHTGEKPFTCSVCGKGFARKDVLKEHTRTHTGEKSFTCSICGKGFVTSTHLKVHTRMHTKETPFSCSMCGKGYVTSTNLKVHMRRHTRENTFICSVCGKDFLQNHDLKRHMRTHTGEKVLCCSVCGEGFSYKYQCKKHKCAGENSSSK